The proteins below come from a single Natranaerofaba carboxydovora genomic window:
- a CDS encoding SIR2 family NAD-dependent protein deacylase, with amino-acid sequence MSDTEVKKLVEALKNSNNTYVLTGAGMSTESGIPDFRSQGTGLWNDIDPIKYATRDVLLSEPEKFFQVTFKRFVSLVDKKPNEGHYVLSELEKEGIIKGIITQNIDGLHQEAGSKEVWEVHGNIKKSHCMECSTAFPFEELVSQVETKDVPECKNCGGVLRPDVVLFGDPMPDDFFEIAAELKQNCDFLLIVGTSLQVYPVAGIAELGIPMGIINLDSTPHDIKAKAVINTKCSQALKQIKECL; translated from the coding sequence GTGAGTGATACTGAAGTAAAGAAGTTAGTCGAAGCATTAAAAAATTCTAACAACACTTATGTTTTAACTGGAGCAGGGATGAGTACTGAAAGCGGCATTCCAGATTTTAGAAGCCAAGGGACAGGGTTATGGAATGATATAGATCCAATAAAATATGCGACAAGAGATGTATTGCTTAGCGAACCTGAAAAGTTTTTCCAGGTAACTTTTAAAAGGTTTGTTTCTCTAGTTGATAAAAAGCCAAATGAAGGTCATTATGTGCTCTCGGAATTAGAAAAAGAAGGGATAATAAAAGGTATTATCACACAAAACATTGATGGACTTCACCAGGAAGCAGGATCAAAAGAAGTGTGGGAAGTTCATGGAAACATTAAAAAAAGCCACTGTATGGAATGCAGTACGGCATTTCCTTTTGAAGAACTTGTTAGTCAGGTAGAAACTAAAGATGTGCCAGAATGTAAAAATTGTGGAGGAGTACTTAGACCGGATGTTGTACTGTTTGGGGACCCTATGCCTGATGACTTTTTTGAAATTGCAGCAGAATTGAAACAAAATTGTGATTTTTTACTGATTGTCGGAACCAGCTTACAAGTATATCCTGTTGCAGGCATTGCAGAATTAGGTATTCCAATGGGTATAATAAACCTAGATAGTACACCACATGATATTAAAGCAAAAGCAGTAATTAATACTAAATGCTCACAAGCTTTAAAACAAATAAAAGAATGTTTATAA
- a CDS encoding MBL fold metallo-hydrolase — MKIIFLGTGPSHGVPVIGCKCDICTSNDQKNNRWRSSILIEKKSRFLLVDTSPEFRFQALTYNINKIDTVLFTHRHADHVHGFDDLRRFNEIMGKSIPCYANEITAQSIINMYPYVFKDRVNDYTSKPKVTMNVIGKKPFEIEGTKVQPVPIYHGKEKILGYRIDDFAYLTDCSKIPQDSYSLLNNLKVLVIGALRYTYHPNHLSVDEVLPVIEKIGPKKAYLTHMTHEIEYNSLNEYLPDYIDPAYDGLTIEL; from the coding sequence ATGAAAATTATATTTCTAGGAACTGGTCCTTCTCACGGTGTTCCAGTCATCGGCTGTAAATGCGATATTTGCACTTCCAATGACCAAAAGAATAATAGATGGCGCTCAAGTATTCTGATCGAAAAAAAAAGCCGTTTTCTTTTGGTAGACACATCGCCAGAGTTTCGGTTTCAGGCATTAACCTATAATATTAACAAAATTGATACTGTGTTGTTTACTCATAGACATGCAGATCATGTCCATGGATTTGATGACCTTAGAAGGTTTAATGAAATAATGGGAAAATCAATACCCTGTTATGCTAACGAAATAACTGCCCAGAGCATTATAAACATGTATCCATACGTATTTAAGGATAGGGTCAATGATTACACAAGTAAGCCAAAAGTTACTATGAATGTCATCGGAAAAAAACCATTCGAAATTGAGGGAACAAAGGTCCAGCCCGTACCAATTTACCATGGAAAGGAAAAAATTCTAGGCTATCGTATTGATGATTTCGCATATTTGACTGATTGTTCTAAGATTCCACAAGATTCATATTCTCTTCTAAACAACCTAAAAGTTTTGGTGATCGGTGCTTTAAGGTATACTTATCATCCAAATCACTTAAGTGTAGATGAAGTATTACCCGTTATCGAAAAGATCGGACCAAAAAAAGCTTATCTCACCCATATGACTCATGAAATCGAATACAATAGCTTAAATGAATATCTTCCTGACTATATAGATCCTGCCTATGATGGTCTTACCATAGAACTCTAG
- a CDS encoding vitamin B12-dependent ribonucleotide reductase: MELTKNAKTVLEKRYLRKSGDRLTETPEDLLWRVANNIAQVDRNYYPHTEDKINEVAEDFYDLMDKNYFLPNSPTLMNAGSELQQLSACFVLPVEDSMESIFESIKNSALIHKSGGGTGFSFTRIRPKNDVVLSTGGIASGPISFLKVFNSATEAVKQGGTRRGANMGVLRVDHPDILEFISCKEEQTEITNFNISVALTENFMKALENGENFKLVNPKDKKTVKEIDPKEIFNKIVEMAWKNGEPGIIFLDKINEENPTPELGEIESTNPCGEQPLLPYESCNLGSVNLSVMVDEKKNKIDYKTLKECVHKAVHFLDNVIDANEYPLDKIREVTLSNRKIGLGIMGWADMLYKLNIPYNSDKALETAKEIMKFIDDESKEKSRGLAEERGAFPNFEYSIYKESGEPPIRNATTTTIAPTGSISIIAGTSGGIEPNFALAFSRNILDKETLIEVNPIFEGVAKKEGFYSKELMEKISKEGSLKGNDEIPDNIKDVFVVSHDIESSWHIKMQAAFQEYTDNAVSKTVNLPSDATKNDIADIYKLAYELNCKGVTVYRDKSRDEQVLQKGDSEDKKKQKQKEKAAEQSSKPYIIPRKRPDVTIGKTEKISTGCGNLYVTVNEDDKGLCEVFASMGKSGGCAASQSEATARLISMALRSGLDVKTIIKELRAIRCPNPTWDSSGGMVLSCPDAIGIVLDKCIREKESGEKVDKSDNGIQKLDRLMGACPECGGHVRNESGCITCFYCGYSKC; encoded by the coding sequence ATGGAACTAACAAAGAATGCCAAGACCGTTTTAGAAAAAAGATACCTGAGAAAATCTGGAGATAGACTTACTGAAACTCCAGAAGACTTACTTTGGAGGGTTGCAAATAACATTGCCCAAGTTGACAGAAATTATTATCCCCACACAGAAGATAAAATAAACGAGGTAGCAGAAGATTTTTATGATTTAATGGATAAGAATTATTTTTTACCAAACTCACCGACTTTAATGAATGCAGGCAGTGAACTACAGCAGCTATCTGCTTGTTTTGTTTTACCTGTAGAGGATTCTATGGAAAGTATATTTGAAAGTATAAAAAACTCAGCCTTGATTCATAAAAGTGGAGGGGGCACAGGTTTCTCATTTACAAGAATAAGGCCCAAAAATGATGTGGTTTTATCCACAGGAGGAATAGCCAGTGGTCCTATATCTTTTTTAAAGGTATTTAATTCTGCTACGGAGGCTGTAAAGCAGGGAGGTACAAGAAGAGGAGCAAACATGGGTGTTTTAAGGGTAGATCATCCTGATATATTAGAATTTATTTCCTGCAAAGAAGAACAAACAGAAATAACTAATTTTAATATTTCAGTTGCCCTAACAGAAAACTTTATGAAAGCTCTTGAAAATGGGGAGAATTTCAAATTAGTTAATCCAAAAGACAAAAAGACTGTTAAAGAAATAGACCCTAAAGAAATTTTTAATAAGATAGTAGAGATGGCCTGGAAAAATGGTGAACCCGGAATAATATTTTTAGATAAAATTAATGAGGAAAACCCTACTCCAGAATTAGGAGAAATAGAATCAACTAATCCATGTGGAGAACAACCGCTGCTACCTTATGAGTCATGTAACTTGGGCTCGGTTAATCTTTCTGTAATGGTAGATGAAAAGAAAAATAAAATTGATTATAAAACGCTTAAAGAATGTGTCCATAAAGCTGTACACTTTTTAGACAATGTAATTGATGCTAATGAATACCCTTTAGATAAAATCAGAGAAGTGACATTAAGCAATAGAAAGATTGGTCTTGGAATAATGGGTTGGGCGGATATGTTATACAAGCTTAACATACCCTATAATTCAGATAAAGCCCTTGAAACAGCAAAGGAAATAATGAAATTTATTGATGATGAATCTAAGGAAAAATCTCGGGGACTAGCAGAAGAAAGAGGAGCATTTCCTAATTTTGAATACAGCATTTATAAGGAAAGTGGTGAACCTCCTATCAGAAATGCTACTACAACAACTATTGCTCCCACAGGAAGTATTTCAATTATAGCAGGAACTTCAGGGGGGATTGAACCGAACTTTGCCCTTGCCTTTTCTAGGAATATATTGGACAAGGAAACGTTAATTGAAGTAAATCCAATTTTTGAAGGTGTAGCAAAAAAAGAAGGCTTTTATTCAAAGGAATTAATGGAAAAGATATCAAAAGAAGGAAGTCTGAAGGGTAATGACGAAATACCCGATAACATAAAAGACGTATTTGTAGTATCACACGATATTGAGTCCTCTTGGCATATTAAAATGCAAGCTGCTTTTCAAGAATACACAGATAATGCTGTTAGTAAAACAGTTAATCTTCCATCTGATGCCACTAAAAATGATATAGCAGATATCTATAAGCTTGCCTACGAATTAAACTGTAAAGGGGTAACTGTATACAGAGATAAAAGTAGAGATGAACAAGTTTTACAAAAAGGTGATAGTGAAGACAAAAAGAAACAAAAACAAAAAGAAAAAGCTGCTGAACAATCATCCAAACCCTATATTATTCCAAGAAAAAGACCTGATGTGACTATTGGCAAAACAGAAAAAATAAGTACTGGCTGTGGAAACCTTTATGTAACTGTTAATGAGGATGACAAAGGTTTATGTGAAGTTTTTGCATCTATGGGTAAGTCAGGAGGTTGTGCGGCAAGCCAATCAGAAGCAACAGCCAGGCTTATTAGTATGGCCCTTAGGTCAGGCCTGGATGTGAAAACGATAATCAAAGAGCTAAGAGCAATTAGATGTCCTAATCCCACATGGGATAGTTCAGGAGGCATGGTACTTAGCTGTCCAGATGCTATTGGAATAGTATTGGATAAGTGTATAAGAGAAAAGGAATCAGGTGAAAAAGTTGATAAATCAGACAATGGAATACAAAAGTTAGACAGGTTAATGGGAGCATGCCCAGAATGTGGGGGTCATGTTAGAAATGAAAGTGGTTGTATCACATGCTTTTATTGTGGATATTCTAAATGTTAA
- a CDS encoding MTH1187 family thiamine-binding protein, translating into MVIVEISIVPLGTNTPSISYYVAECQKILKVQDKVNYELTAMGTILEGELEDCLEIVKKMHDSPFDAGAKRVVTQIRIDDRRDITTSTDQKIQSVNEKLSD; encoded by the coding sequence ATGGTCATTGTTGAGATTAGTATTGTTCCTTTAGGGACTAATACTCCTAGCATTAGCTATTATGTAGCTGAGTGTCAAAAGATATTAAAAGTCCAGGATAAAGTTAACTATGAACTTACAGCGATGGGAACAATCTTAGAAGGTGAACTCGAAGACTGCTTAGAAATTGTTAAAAAAATGCACGATAGCCCCTTTGATGCTGGAGCCAAACGAGTAGTAACACAAATCAGAATTGATGATAGACGTGATATAACCACTTCAACTGATCAAAAAATACAGAGTGTTAATGAAAAGTTATCAGACTAA